GCTGCCGGAAACCAACATGGACGCCGGCATGCGCGCCTCCCTGGTAACCCTGGTCGGCTACCTGGGCTTCGTTTCGCTGGCGATCGTGGTGATGTCCATCCTGCGCATCAACCTCACCAGCCTGACCTGGGTAGTCAGCGCCCTGTCGGTGGGTATCGGCTTCGGCCTGCAGGCGATCGTGCAGAACTTCATTTCCGGGTTGATCCTGCTCACCGAGCGGCCGGTGAAGGTCGGCGACTGGGTCAGCCTCGGCGGTGTCGAGGGCGATATCCGGCGGATCAACGTGCGCGCCACGGAAATCCAGATGTCCGACCGCTCCACGGTGATCGTGCCCAACTCCCAGTTCATCTCGCAGAACGTGCGTAACGTGACCATGGACAACGCCCTGGGCGTGGTCGGCATCACCCTGACCCTGCCCCTGGACACCGACGTGCAGCAGGTGCGCGAGCTGCTGTTGCAGGCCTATGCCGAGCATGAGGCGATCCTCACCGCGCCGGCGCCCTCGGTGTCGTTCAAGGACCTGACCAGTAATGGCCTGATCCTCAGCGCCAGCGGCTACGTGGGCAGCCCGCGCTCGGTGTCAGGGGCCCGCAGCGACCTGCTGTTCACCATCCTCGGGCGCCTGCGCGAACTGGGCATCGCCCTGTCGTCGCCGCAGAACCTGGTGCTGATCAGCGACAACCCGGACAAGCCGGCCAGCGAAACGCCGACGGCAACCCCATGACGGCAGGCCGCCGCGCCAACCGGGCCCGCGCGGCGGCAAGCCTTGAACCTGCGCGGCTGCTATCCTCGCTGCGCAGGGCCCCTGGATCATCGCGGGCGTGATGGTCACGCCGGCAACCCGGTTTCATTTTTTCTGCAAGACAAGGATCCCCATGGACGGAACAAACGACAGCCTCGCCGAGGACAATGTCCTGGAATCCCGGCGGCTTCCCGTACTGGCGATCACCATCGCCTTCCTGATCGTGGTCGCGATGTCGCTGCTGGGCATCTATGGCATCCAGGTCGTCAACAGCAAGGCCCGCGAACTGGCCCAGGCGCGGCAGACCTCGGGCAACCTGGCCTGGTCCATCGCGCAACAGGCCACCGACACCTTCGACGAAGCCAACCTGATCCTCGAGGAGTTGATCGAGCGCATCGAGGAGCCGACGCCGGCGACCCTGGCCAAGACCCAGAAGCTGTTGCAGCAGCGGGTGTTCATCACCGAGCAGTTGCACGGCCTGTTCTACTTCGACCGGGAAGGCAACTGGGTGCTGTCCTCGTTCGACTACCGGCCGCCGGGGGCGAACAACGCCGACCGCGACTATTTCCAGTTCCACCGCGAGAACGCGAGCCTGGCGCCGCACATCGGCGCCGCCCTGCGCAGCCGCACCACCGGCGATTGGGTGATCCCGTTCTCGCGCCGGGTCAACGACGCCCAGGGCCAGTTCAAGGGCGTGGTGCTGGCGACCATCAAGATGGCCTACTTCGACAAGTTCTTCGCCCGCTTCAGCATCGACGACAAGGGCGCGATCTTCCTCGCCCTGCCCCAGGGCACGCTCATCGCGCGGCGGCCGTTCGACGAAAAGCTGATCGGCACCTCGCTGGCCCGCGGCGAGATCTTCTCCGTGCATATTCCCCAAGCCCCGGCCGGCACGGTGATGGTCAAGTCGATCCTCGACGGCGTCGACCGCCTGTTCGGCTACCGGGTGCTGTACAAGTACCCGCTGGTGGTGGCGGCGGGCAATTCCCGGGAGGCGATCCTCGACAGCTGGCGCGCCGACACCTACAAGATGACCGCGATGATCGCGGTGGTGCTGGTGATCAACCTGCTGGTCGGCATCCTGCTGTTCAAGCAGATCCGCAAGGGCCTGCAAGTGGAAAGATACCTGAAGAAAGCCCGCGCGGTGCTGCAGACCCTGGTCCTGCAGGACGGCCTCACCGGGCTCGCCAACCGCCGGCACCTGGAGCGCAACCTGGAACTGGAATGGCGGCGCGCGGCCCGGCAGCGCAGCTCGATCAGCCTGATCATGCTCGACATCGACCACTTCAAGAGCTTCAACGACCATTACGGCCACGTGGCGGGCGACCATTGCATCGGCGCCGTCGCCAAGGCCATCGGCCAGTGCGTGCGGCGGCCTTCGGACCTGGCGGCGCGCTACGGCGGCGAAGAATTCGTCATCCTGCTGCCGGACACCGAGGCCGGCGGCGCCTATGTCCTGGCGGAAAGCCTGCGGCTGGCGGTCCAGGCGCTGGCGATCGAGCACAGCGAAAATCCCGCCGGAGTGGTGACCATCAGCCTCGGCGTGTACACCTGCGTGCCCACCTCCAGCGACTTCCAGACCCTGCTGACCCAGGCCGACTCGGCGCTGTACATGGCCAAGCGCGGCGGCCGCAACCAGACGGTGCCGCTCGCCTGAACCGCAGGCCGTACCCCGGCGCCTGGCGTCTCAGCCAGCCAGCGCGCCGCGTTCCTCTAACAGGCGCACGAACTGGGTCAGGCTGCGCGAGACCGTGCCGCGGCGCCAGATCAGCCAGGTCTGCAGGAAACGGAACGGCTGCGCCAGTTGCCAGATGCTCACCGTGGCGCAGCCCGGCATGCTGTCGAGCATGCTGCGGGGCATCAGCGCCAGGCCGGCGCCGG
This portion of the Pseudomonas sp. MRSN 12121 genome encodes:
- a CDS encoding sensor domain-containing diguanylate cyclase, encoding MDGTNDSLAEDNVLESRRLPVLAITIAFLIVVAMSLLGIYGIQVVNSKARELAQARQTSGNLAWSIAQQATDTFDEANLILEELIERIEEPTPATLAKTQKLLQQRVFITEQLHGLFYFDREGNWVLSSFDYRPPGANNADRDYFQFHRENASLAPHIGAALRSRTTGDWVIPFSRRVNDAQGQFKGVVLATIKMAYFDKFFARFSIDDKGAIFLALPQGTLIARRPFDEKLIGTSLARGEIFSVHIPQAPAGTVMVKSILDGVDRLFGYRVLYKYPLVVAAGNSREAILDSWRADTYKMTAMIAVVLVINLLVGILLFKQIRKGLQVERYLKKARAVLQTLVLQDGLTGLANRRHLERNLELEWRRAARQRSSISLIMLDIDHFKSFNDHYGHVAGDHCIGAVAKAIGQCVRRPSDLAARYGGEEFVILLPDTEAGGAYVLAESLRLAVQALAIEHSENPAGVVTISLGVYTCVPTSSDFQTLLTQADSALYMAKRGGRNQTVPLA